The sequence GGAGACAGACAGGGCCTCAGAATTTCACATCGGATGATCAGCCCGATGTCGAGCCTCGTGTTGGAGTTCAGCAGCTTGAGGCACGTGACTGGGGGATTCCAGTCCTCGATTTTGATGATGCGCCGGCATTAGGTTGGGAGGATTCTAACGTATTGGAGAGCGGGATATTATCAGTGGGGGCTCTATTCCGGTCGAAGGATGATTTGGCAATCGCTGTTGGCCTGTACCATATGGAGAATCACGTGGAGTACGCCGTGCATCGTTCCAGTACGACCCGTTTGTGGTTTGTTTGCAAGCATGGCAACGGTTGTCCGTTCATGCTGCGAGCCGTTCAGAGTGCATCGATCTGGAGAGTGATCAAGGTGGTGATGGATCATACCTGCCACACGGATTTGAATCGTACTGCCCCGAGACAGATTCCGGCGAGGGTTGTTGGAAGATATTTTGCACGGAAATTGGTAGGCGAGGGGGTCGTTTTGAAGCCGAAGGAGATGATTTCAGAGATGCAGCGCTTATTCGGTATTGAGATCAATTACAGCTTCGCTCTCCGTGCAAGAAACATCGCGATTGAGATGACGTATGGTGATTTTGGGAACTCGTATCAGATGCTTCCATCGTATTTGTATATGCTGAGAATGAGTAATCCCGGCACATTATACGACCTTGAGATGAAGGACGATGGCAAGTTTCATCATATGTTTGTTGCACTTGGACAGAGCGTGGCTGCCTTTGAGAAGGGTTACTTGAGGCCGGTCATCGTCGTAGACGGGACCCATCTGAAGGGAAGGAACGGCGGCATTTTGTTCGTCGCTGTTACAAAGGATGGGAACGAAGCAATATTTCCTCTCGCAGTTGGGCTTGGTCCTATCGAGAACGACGAGTCTTGGACTTGGTTCTTCCACCGACTGCGGACTTGCTTTGGTCAGCCGGATGATCTCTTGATTGTGTCTGATCAGCACAAGAGCATCAGAAATGCTGTGGAGTGTGTCTACCCGAACGTCCCTCACGGGTTGTGCTATTACCATATCCAGAAGAATCTCGCGCATTATGGGCAGCATGTAGCTGCAGTCTTCAAAGCAGCGGCATATTCCTATCGatcagacgactttcaaaggtATTTTTCTGCGCTTCAATTACTGAAAGTCAACGCGCACACACGCCTCGACACTATTGGTGTGGAGAGATGGGCCAGGTCCAAGTGCCCTGTACGACGCACGAGCTTCATGACGTCGAATGCTGCCGAGACGATGAACAGTAGACTGTTGTGGGCACGACGCCTCCCGGTTGCTTCATTGATCGAGACCTATCGAGCTATTATGGAGAAATGGTTCGATAGGCGACGCATCTCGGCTGCATCGAGGTCACATGAGTTGACTGAGGTAGTAGAGGGAAAGTTGCATGTGGCTGTCGAAGCGGGTCGACAATTGGCCGTTCGAGGGACGACGACGCACATGTTTAGTATTGAGGATGATCATGCATTCTACATTGTCGATCTCGAGAATCGGACTTGTAGTTGTGCTCAGTTCGACCTGGATGACATTCCGTGTCGTCATGCTTGTGCCGCTATTAGGTACctcatttattacaaattttgcatattgaattaattttttgtaaatttatctTTTGATCTTTGCATTTTATTAGGCGTGCAGGACTGCAAGTCACGGATTTTGTTGGAGGATATTTCAAACAATCCGTGCTGTTGGCCACATATATGGAGCGTATTGTTCCCGTTCCACATCCTACGTATTGGAATGTGCCCGATGAGATATCAGCCTATGTTGTGAAACCCCCGGATATCACGGTCCATGCGGGACGACCGAAGTTGAGTAGGGCTCGTTCAGCAGTTGAGGGTCCTCCTAATTCGGGTACTCCTAATTCTCGACCTCAAGTATGCTCACGTTGCAAGGGTGGAGGTCACAATGCCCGGAGATGCAAAGCGCAAGTGGGACCATTGGACTTGAACGTGCCGGTGGAAGGTGTCGAGCAACCACCCGATGCACGAAGGCGGCGAAAGAAGAAATGCGGCATT comes from Salvia miltiorrhiza cultivar Shanhuang (shh) chromosome 3, IMPLAD_Smil_shh, whole genome shotgun sequence and encodes:
- the LOC131016746 gene encoding uncharacterized protein LOC131016746 isoform X1 — protein: MILRLLLACLYIQLMYWGTRFPVCVFKCCIFVVLKQMSFQAIVIRHSGQWKLTEYEGGDEVVVYMSKEDLCHAKLMQEVHDQLNEDGRSTYMLFYTSTTDEGRRIKVALKTDSDLNRLISEHKKYPVVYVIEKGKQSAAPVPQTQERVYYEGHRSTVFSIETDVGRSIPTHDDSRDDSSSQEEEDEFESSDEEEEAIRRREILDSVSTEQEAWRQTGPQNFTSDDQPDVEPRVGVQQLEARDWGIPVLDFDDAPALGWEDSNVLESGILSVGALFRSKDDLAIAVGLYHMENHVEYAVHRSSTTRLWFVCKHGNGCPFMLRAVQSASIWRVIKVVMDHTCHTDLNRTAPRQIPARVVGRYFARKLVGEGVVLKPKEMISEMQRLFGIEINYSFALRARNIAIEMTYGDFGNSYQMLPSYLYMLRMSNPGTLYDLEMKDDGKFHHMFVALGQSVAAFEKGYLRPVIVVDGTHLKGRNGGILFVAVTKDGNEAIFPLAVGLGPIENDESWTWFFHRLRTCFGQPDDLLIVSDQHKSIRNAVECVYPNVPHGLCYYHIQKNLAHYGQHVAAVFKAAAYSYRSDDFQRYFSALQLLKVNAHTRLDTIGVERWARSKCPVRRTSFMTSNAAETMNSRLLWARRLPVASLIETYRAIMEKWFDRRRISAASRSHELTEVVEGKLHVAVEAGRQLAVRGTTTHMFSIEDDHAFYIVDLENRTCSCAQFDLDDIPCRHACAAIRRAGLQVTDFVGGYFKQSVLLATYMERIVPVPHPTYWNVPDEISAYVVKPPDITVHAGRPKLSRARSAVEGPPNSGTPNSRPQVCSRCKGGGHNARRCKAQVGPLDLNVPVEGVEQPPDARRRRKKKCGICRSGTHTRNACPQNVGS
- the LOC131016746 gene encoding uncharacterized protein LOC131016746 isoform X2; its protein translation is MSFQAIVIRHSGQWKLTEYEGGDEVVVYMSKEDLCHAKLMQEVHDQLNEDGRSTYMLFYTSTTDEGRRIKVALKTDSDLNRLISEHKKYPVVYVIEKGKQSAAPVPQTQERVYYEGHRSTVFSIETDVGRSIPTHDDSRDDSSSQEEEDEFESSDEEEEAIRRREILDSVSTEQEAWRQTGPQNFTSDDQPDVEPRVGVQQLEARDWGIPVLDFDDAPALGWEDSNVLESGILSVGALFRSKDDLAIAVGLYHMENHVEYAVHRSSTTRLWFVCKHGNGCPFMLRAVQSASIWRVIKVVMDHTCHTDLNRTAPRQIPARVVGRYFARKLVGEGVVLKPKEMISEMQRLFGIEINYSFALRARNIAIEMTYGDFGNSYQMLPSYLYMLRMSNPGTLYDLEMKDDGKFHHMFVALGQSVAAFEKGYLRPVIVVDGTHLKGRNGGILFVAVTKDGNEAIFPLAVGLGPIENDESWTWFFHRLRTCFGQPDDLLIVSDQHKSIRNAVECVYPNVPHGLCYYHIQKNLAHYGQHVAAVFKAAAYSYRSDDFQRYFSALQLLKVNAHTRLDTIGVERWARSKCPVRRTSFMTSNAAETMNSRLLWARRLPVASLIETYRAIMEKWFDRRRISAASRSHELTEVVEGKLHVAVEAGRQLAVRGTTTHMFSIEDDHAFYIVDLENRTCSCAQFDLDDIPCRHACAAIRRAGLQVTDFVGGYFKQSVLLATYMERIVPVPHPTYWNVPDEISAYVVKPPDITVHAGRPKLSRARSAVEGPPNSGTPNSRPQVCSRCKGGGHNARRCKAQVGPLDLNVPVEGVEQPPDARRRRKKKCGICRSGTHTRNACPQNVGS